From the Sulfuriferula nivalis genome, the window TAAATGCTAACCTGAGTTATCTAAGCTAAATCTATGCCACGTAATTTGGTTCGTGAGTTGTCAGTCGAACTAAGATTTGTGACGTAAGTATAAAATGAAGCAATTGTATCTTTTTTTTCTTACAATTATATGGCTAAATACTAATACGTTAATATGCTCATGTGTATATTAGCAGTTTTGTATGACATTTTGAGTGTCGTATTTTGAGTATGCTCGTTTATTTGTCATACTTTTTGCTTAGTATATTGGGATAAGCGATAAGCAAGTTAGTGAAATACATGTTGGATGCTGGGGCAATGAGGCTTTAGTGTGCGGTTTTTGAAATGGTTAGATGAGATTGGTCGGTTATTGCGATGCGAGGCTGGCAAATTTTCTAAAGGTGTAATTTATGATAGTGACTAGTTATGAGCACCCAGCGCTGGGTCTGGCTAAGCGTCTGGTGAATCCACTGGTGATTTTTGTTTCGTTGATGATTTCGGTTGCTGTTGTTGCGCCACCCTTTAGTGATATGGATTTGTTGCTGGGGGTGCTGGCTTTTTTTGTGGGCTCCGAGGTGTTTGACGGGTACAAGTTTTTTGAGGTGGAAGGCTCATCGTTGGGGCATACGCATCACTATGTGATGGATTTGTTAGTGGCCTGGTTCTTAACTATATTGATTTTGGGTGGTTTGGTATATGTCACTAATTTATATATTTGGTATTCCCCTGAGATTTTGGGAGTGTGGGCGCTGTTGGCATTGGTGATGTTGTATGTGAGTCAGTTCGCTGTGCGGACTTATTTGACTGGCCTACGTAAGAAGGGCGAGATACGCCGAGCCGTTATTGTGGGCGCCACTGAGGTCGGTTGTCTATTGGCTAATCGTATCCATCAGCAGCATAGTCTGATGACGCGAGTTGATGCATTCTTTGATGATCGTGTGGATGATAGATCCGATCAGCGCCTGGTAGCCGCTGTGACGGGTGGGTTGAAAGAAGTGGCGGATTATGTTGACAAGAATAATATAGATTTGGTGTATATCACGTTGCCTATGCTCAATCAGCCTCGGGTGATAGAACTGGTGAACTCGTTGCGTGATACCACTGCGTCCATTTACTTTGTGCCAGATGTGTTTATTTTTGATCTGGTGCAGGCGCGACTGGAAAGTGTGAATGGTGTGCCAGTCATTGCGGTGTTCGAGTCTCCTCTGGTTGGCATCAATGCGGTGCATAAAAGGATCTTTGATGTGCTGGCATCGGCTTCGATACTGTTGATGATTTCACCCATACTGTTGGTGATTGCGGCTTTAGTGAAATTGACTTCCAAAGGGCCGGTTTTCTTCAAACAGCGTCGTTATGGCATGGATGGTGAGGAGATTTTTGTCTATAAATTCAGGTCTATGACTGTTACTGAAGATGGGGCAACGGTGACACAAGCGACCAAAAATGATGCGCGTGTGACCCCGCTTGGTGCATTTTTGCGTAAATCATCACTGGATGAGTTGCCGCAACTCATCAATGTGTTGCTGGGTTCCATGAGTATAGTCGGCCCGCGCCCGCATGCAGTTGCACATAATGAGCATTACCGTAAGCTGATCCATGGCTATATGTGGCGGCATAAAGTGAAGCCCGGTATTACCGGCTGGGCGCAGGTTAACGGATTTCGTGGCGAAACCGATACCATTGATAAAATGGAGGGTCGCGTGCTACACGATATTACTTATTTGAAGAATTGGTCGATAGGGCTGGATATATCCATCATGCTTAAAACGGTTAAATTGGTGTTTAAGGATACGCAGGCTTATTAGTCTCAGTTGGCTTGGTAATGTGCGTTTGTGTTGAGTAGATGTGGACTGCATTTCTTCTTACGAACTTTTGTGATGAAAGTGCGTCTATGTAATGGGCGTGTAAAGCTGAACTGGTGGTAGTGTTTGTTCTGTCATCAATATTTAATATTCTAGGAGGCATTCTGTAGGGTCTCCTGCCGTAGTATCTAATATATATAAATTGATAAACTTCTTGCATTTGTAATGCTTTTTGATTGTCATAATAAAGCAGATAGGGATACTGCCTTGTATTATATTTCGTATTTTATTGTGTTTTTTAACTATTTTTAAAGGAAATTAAATGAAACTTATTAAATTGATTAGCATTGCTGCATTGTTAAACGTTGGGTTCGTAGTTGGTGCTCAGGCTATGGAAATTCATGAAGGGCATCATTTTGGCCATCATTTCGAACACCATTTTGGTCATAACGTACCTGCTGTACCTGAAGCGGATACCTGGGCGATGATGGCAGTTGGTCTGGGTTTGGTCGGTTTGCGTTTACGTCGTAAAAACAAAGACGCCGTTAAGTAAGCAATAACTGAAGTAGTAATTTAAAAAAACGAGGTTATGCCTCGTTTTTTTACGTCCATGGTGGGTTTTTTTGTAGATTCTGTAGTTTTTGTCTGTCTTTTTTATAAAGATAATATGGAGAAATGAACGGAATTGATGCATACGTCGACTTGTTTTGGTGCGTTTTCAGACTTTATAGATGTGGGTGGTGTGGCGATATGGGAGATATAAGGCATGTGCGATAAATAGGGTGTGAGTTTGTCTTGCAGTGCAAGATAGGCTTGTTTGCTGGAGTGTAGCCAATATAGTAGATTGCAATAAGGTTTTCAGGATGTGTTTATTAGCTAACATTATGCTTTATAACAGAAACTTAAAATAAGCTTCATAAATATGGCATATAAAATGCTTATCATTGAGTGGGGCGTTTAGATGCCATTAAGTTGCTCCAGTATTTATTTTCGTAAATTTTTCAAGGAGAAATATCATGAAATTAGTTAAAGCCGCTGGTGCTGTTTTATTGTTGAGTTTGGGTCTTACTGCCGCTGCTCATGCAGTTGAGTTTGATGGTCCTCATGGCCCAAAATTTTGCCCTCCTCCTATCCCAGCTGTTCCAGAAGCAGATACATGGGCGATGATGGCAGTGGGTCTGGGTTTGGTTGGTTTGCGTTTGCGTCGTAAAAACAAGTCAGATGCTGCTGCATAAGTTGTTGCTGTATATTTAAGTAAAAAGACGAGGTTAAGCCTCGTTTTTTTACGCCATATGTAAATTTTTCTCGCTGTTGTTACAGTGTTTGTCGTTTTCGTTGTAAGTGTGATGCGTAAAAATGTACGGAAATGATGCATGCAATGACATGGTTTGGTGCATTTTCTGACATTTTGCTTACTTGCTTTTGCGGTGTTATAGGTATGTAAGTGATATTCGTTAAATTTAATGTATTTTTGGCTCACAAGTCGAAGATGCCCTAATTTACTGATATGTAGCCAAGTTGGCAGTTTGAAAAATAGTGTTCCTGATGTGTTGATAAGCTAATATTTTGTTTTATATAGGAAACTTAAAATACCCTTCATTAATTTGGCATATAAAATGCTTATCATTGAGTGGGGCGTTAAAAAGATATAGGCAGCTCCGTTGTTTATTTTTTCAAATTTTCAAGGAGATTGATCATGAAAGCGATTCAAACTGTAAAGTTGTTGGGTGTGGCAGCAGTTTTGGCATTGGGTGTTGCTGGTAATGCAAGTGCTACAACATATGTAGGTTCTAAGTATGTTGTGACTGGTATAGGTACAGGTTCTGGTACTTGGTATAAAGTGCCTGCTGTACCAGAAGCTGAAACATGGGCGATGATGGCTGTGGGTCTGGGTTTGGTGGGTATGCGTTTACGTCGTAAAAACAAATCTGATGCTGCTGAATAAATTGTTGCTGGGTGGTTAAGTAAAAGGACGAGGTTAAGCCTCGTTTTTTTACGTCTGGTGATAGTTGGTTTGTGGAGGTATTGTGGTATTTGTTGGGCGGATTGTATGGAAGAGTGATCAGAACTGATGCATGTCATGACATGTTTTGGTGCGTTTTCTGACATTGTTCTGACTAATTTTGTGGTGCTATACGTGGGTAAGTCATATTTGATAAATATTGTGTATATTTGTCGTGAAAGTCGAAGATGGCTTATTTTACTGATGTTGCAGCCAATTTCATGATGCGTTATTGGCTAACATTTTGCTTTATATAACAAACTTCAAATAAGCTTCATTAATCTGGCATATAAAATGCTTATCATGAAGTGGGGCATTTAAAAGGTTTGGGTAGCTCCATTGTTTATTTTTGCGAATTTTCAAGGAGATTTATCATGAAATTTGTTAAAGCTATTGGTGCTATTTTATTGCTGAGTTTGGGTCTTGCCGCTACTGCTCACGCAGTTGATTTTGATGATCATCATGGCCCAAAATTCTGCCCACCTCCTATCCCAGCTGTACCTGAAGCTGATACATGGGCGATGATGGCAGTGGGTCTTGGCTTGGTTGGTTTGCGTTTGCGTCGTAAGAACAAATAATTGTGTTGTTGTTTGCTAAATTGCACATCGTGCTGCGGGTATGATGTGCAAAAATGCTCTTGGTTTTTTGTAGTTGATACTCTTTAATTAGTATTTAATAAATATTTAATATTGTAAGCGTTGTTCTGTAGTTGTGAGTGTAGTATCATCCGAGCATGAATAAGTTGATGTGCTTCCGTATTTATTTCGGCTTATGCAAGATAAAAGCAGTATCAGTAGATGTTGTTAGTTTAGTTAATTGCACGTAATTTAAGTTGTTCCACTTTTTATCATTATTTTTAGAGGCTAGTTAAAATGAAATTGTTAAATACCGTTAAATTGTTAGGCGCTGTTGCTGTTGTTGCTTTCGCAGGTAACGCAGCAGCTTCTGTAACCGTTACTGGTTCACATGGCAGCACCATATTCTCTGCACACTACCCACACATCACTCACGTACCAGCTGTTCCAGAAGCTGATACATGGGCGATGATGGCTGTTGGTTTGGGTTTGGTTGGTATGCGTTTACGTCGTAAAAACAAAAACGCTGCTTAAGTTTTAGCACGTTGGTTTTAAAAAAAGCGAGGTTATCCTCGCTTTTTTTACGCCTGATGTTTGCCTTCCATTAACGGTCGCATGGCCGTGAGTAAGCTGGCGAAGAGTTTTGGATGCGATTTTTCCTGATCGGCGAGCATCAGCTTCAGGCTTTGCCGTTGCTGTGGTTTACTGAAGCAGGCAGGGCAGTTGTCGTGGACGACAGGCAGGTTTGCGCTCTTTGCAAAGTCACTGGTCTGTCGTTCACGTGCATACACTAGTGGCCGGATGATGCGTACGTCGCCTGCGTCGTTGGTGTAGTTGGCTTGCATGGTACGCAGCTTGCCACCAAAAAAGGCAGACATCATGAAAGTTTCCGCCAGATCATCCAGGTGTTGCCCTAGTGCAAGCACGTTGTAATGCTGCTCACGTGCAACGCGGTAGAGTATGCCGCGGCGCATGCGGGAACAATAGGCGCAGTAGGAGTCACCGGTCATACTGGTTTTGGCAGACTCGATGATGGGCTGGCTTTCATAAAAATAGGGCACATTAAGTGTTGCCAGATAAGGTTTGAGCACGCTGGGGTCGAATTCATCCGATTGGGGGTCAACGGTGCAGGCACCTAGTTCAAACTTTATCGGTGCGCGTTTTTGTAAATCCAGCAGTACGTGTAGTAAAGATAATGAATCTTTGCCACCTGATAAGCCGAGCAAAATACGGTCGCCGTTTCTGATCATGTCAAAATCAGCAATCGCTTTGCCTGCAGCAGACAGCAATGAACGCGGTGGTTTGATGGCGATATCACTCATGGAATTGCAATCTGTGCAGGTGTGCATACGTGCCATTTTTTTGTATCAGTTCAGCATGTTTGCCAATTTCAATGATATGACCCTGTTGCATGACAACGATGCGGTCTGCATTTTCTATAGTGGATAAACGATGTGCAATGACTAGCGTGGTGCGGCCTTGCATCAGTGTTTCCAGTGCAGCCTGGACGTGACGCTCTGACTCGGTATCGAGTGCTGAGGTGGCTTCATCCAATATCAACACCGGTGCGTTCTTCAACAATGCACGGGCGATGGCGATGCGTTGGCGTTGTCCGCCTGACAGTTTTACGCCATTCTCCCCGACCATGGTCTGCAAGCCTTGTGGTTGCTCACGGATAAACTCCATGGCATGTGCAGCTTCGGCAGCGCGGATGATATCGGCTTCGGACGCACCAGCTTGCGCACCGTAGGCGATATTGGCGGCCAGCGTATCGTTAAACAGGATGACATCTTGTGACACCATAGCGATATTGGCGCGCAGGCTATCCAGGCGGATGTCAGTGATGTCGTGATTATCCAGCAATATGCGTCCGCTACTCGGCGTATAGAAGCGTGGTATGAGGTTGACCAGACTGGTCTTGCCACTGCCTGATGCGCCTACCAGTGCAATGGTTTCGCCCGGCTGGATGTCTAGGCTGATGTTGTTCAATGCTGGATTAGGTTTGTCGGTGTAGTGCAGGCTGAGATTCTCAAAACGCAGTTCACCACAGGCGCGGGCGATGGTTTGTGTGCCGGTATCAATTTCAGGTACGCTGTCGATCACTTCAAATACGACTTCAGCGGCTGCCAGTCCACGTTGTAGTTGTTCGTTAATGCCGGTTAGCCGTTTTACCGGGCCAAATACCATGAGCATGGCGATCATGTAAGAAACGAAGCCGCCTACCGTCAGCTGGCCACGCAAGGCTTGTTGGGTGGCGATATAAACTACGATAGCAACACCGAATGCGGCGATGAGTTGTACTACTGGGCCATTAGCTGCTGCGGCTGTTACGCCTTTCATGGTGTAGCGGCGGGCGTTGTTGACTGCGCTGGTAAAGCGGCGTGCTTCGTATTCCTGACCGCCAAATATTTTCACAACTTTGTGTGCGCCAACTGATTCTTCTACCACATGGGTGATTTCGCCCAGGTTTTGTTGGGCCTGGCGGTTGATGCTGCGTAACCTGCGGCTGACCTGGCGTATGGTGACGATGGCGACGGGCGCAATGGCGATGATGATGAGGGTGAGCTGCCAGTTCAGCCATAGCAGCCAGCTGAGCAGGCCGATGATGGTGAGCGAATCGCGCACTAGCAGGGTAACAGCACTGGTGGCAGACTGGGTGACTTGGGTGACATTGAACACCACATGCGCAATCAGCGTGCCTGTCGAGCTGTTGTCATAGTATTGCGTTGGCATGGCAATTAGCTTGTTGAACATGGCGGTGCGTAAATCCATCACCAGGCGGCTACCTACCCAGTTCATGGCGTAGGTGCTGGCGAAATCTGCCAGGCCGCGGATGAAAAACAATCCGACCATGAGAATAGGAATAATGCGGATGAAGTCAGGATCTTTACGGACGAAACTGCCATCCAGCAAGGGTTTGAATAGCGCGGGTACCGCAGGCTCTGCTGCTGCCATCACTGCCATGGCCAGCATGGCACCTGCAAACATGCGCCAGTACGGACGCACGTATTGCAGCAGGCGCAGGTAGAGTTCCAGACTTTCGTGTTTAGGATCGGTCACGCGCCAAATACCTGTTTGCTCAAACCCCACTTGTTTGCCAAGGTTTCAGTGGCGTTCTGGATTTCTTCGGTACGGGCTGGATGGTTGTAAAACATGGAGGCAAAATGCGCGAGCGCATCTTCGTTGCCGTATTGCTGGGCGATAGCATGGATGATTTCACCCGCTTCCGCACCGACCACTTCCGCGCCTAACAGTGCACCACTGTCCATGTCGGCAATCAGGCGAACAAAGCCATTGATGTCATCCTGACCCAGTGCGCGCGGGTTGCTTTCAAACGCTGCAAAGCCGACAGCAGGTTCGAGTTCATTATCTTCAGCTTCGTCTTCGTTCATGCCGATACGACCTAATTCGACTGCGGAATACACTAGTTCAGGTACGGCGGCGACATCCTGTTTGCGCGATTTTGGCGCAAGAATGTTCGCAACGGCAACTGAAGCATCTGCCAGCGCCTGATTGGCGGTCATGCGTGAATTGGCTACGTCACCGATGGCATATATGTGCGGGATACTGGTTTGCAGGTAAGCGTTTACTTTCACGTAACCCTTGCTGTCAAGCGCTACGCCAGCGGCTTCAGCATTGAGTGCTTCAGTATGTGGGCGACGACCTGAACCTAGTAATACCCAGTCTACGGTTTCATTGCTGCCATCAGCAAAGCTGAGTTTGACTCCATCTGCCAGCACTTCTACCTGCTGTGCGCGACTGCGGGTGCGCGGGATAATATCGAGTTTAGCGAGCGCCTCGTGCAGGATTTTGAGCGCAGGTGCGGAATACTGGCTGTTGGCCAGTGGCTTGCTGTTGGCGATCCACACGACTTCACAACCGAGCTGTGACAGGATAAAGGCGAATTCAGTGCCGATGACACCACTACCAACAATGGCGACACGTTTGCCAGCAGGAGGTGGGTTATCAAATAAATCGTCGGTAGTGAGTACGCGTCCCGCGGTGAGAGGGTAATTGTCTGGCACGTACGGGCTGGAACCCGTGGCGATGATGATGTTTTTGCCGCTGATGTGTTCGTTAGTGATGGCGATCGTGTTGGCATCGACAAATTGCCCGCTGCCAGTAAATGCACTGATGCCCAGTCGTTTCATGTAATCGGTGTAGCTGTCGCGTACGTTTTCTACGACTTTGTGCTGGTGATCCCAGGCGCCATGGATGTCCGCACTGAGTGTGCCAGTGATGCCGCGTTCGGCAAAATCCTTGCTGTGCGCAACCAGCTGTGCAGTATGGTGCCAGTCTTTTTTGGGTACGCAACCACGATTTAAACAGCAACCGCCCCAATCTGCTTTTTCGATGATGGCGACATTCAAGCCGCGTAATGTAGCTAATACTGCTGCGCGATAACCGCCAGGACCTGAACCGATTACGATGAGATCAAATTGTTGCATGTTGCTTCCTTACGTTAGATAAGGCATAAATAATGCCGCCAGACCGAGAAAAATAAAGAATCCGCCACTGTCAGTGACGGCAGTGAGGAGTACGCTAGAGCCTACCGCAGGGTCACGGCCAAATTTATGCATGATGGCAGGAATGGCGACCCCCATGAAGGCGGCGAGTAATAAATTGAGTGTGAGCGCGCCCATCATGACCACGCCCAGAGCGGGCTTGCCATAGAGCAGGTAGGCGAAGATGCCTACGACGCTTCCCCAAATCAGGCCATTAATGAACGCGACGCCGATTTCCTTACGGAACAGTTTTTTGGCATTGTCCGGGTGTATCTGTCCTAATGCCAAGGCGCGTACTATCATGGTCAGTGTTTGATTGCCCGAGTTGCCGCCGATACCAGCGATGATGGGCATGAGCGCGGCAAGTGCCACCAGCTTTTCTATCGTGCCTTCAAATTCACCTATGACGCGCGAAGCAACAAATGCCGTGACCAGATTAATGGCCAACCACGCCCAACGGTTTTGCACCGATTTCCATACGCTCGCGAAAATATCTTCTTCCTCACGCAAACCCGCAATCGAGAGCATGTCGCTATCGGATTCTTGACGAATATGGTCAACCACCGCATTAACGGTGAGTCGGCCAATCAAGTGTCGATCTGCGTTTATGACAGGGGCCGATACCAGGTCGTAGCGTTCAAACGCGTTTGCCGCGTCAGAGGCGTCATCTTCGGCATGAAATGTAACCACTTCTTCCGCCATGACATCCGCTACTTTTTCATCGGGTTGTCTGAGCAACAGGCGTTGTAACGGCATCACACCCTGCAGCGCGCCATTTCTGTCGACCACAAATAACTTGTCAGTCTGCTCGGGTAATTCGCCTAAGCGGCGTAAATAACGCAGTGCAACTTCCAGCGTGACATCGGCGCGAATAGTCACGATGTCATAATCCATTAGACCACCGACGGTATCTTCCGGGTAGGATAGGGCGGATTGCAGGCGCGCACGTTTTTGCGTATCCAGTGACTCTAGCAAGTCCTGGATAACGTCTTTCGGCAAGTCAGGCGCCAAGTCGGCGATTTCATCAGTGTCCAGCGTTTCCGCAGCAGCCAGCAGTTCATCACTGTCCATCGCCTTGATCAGCGATTCACGAACTGCGTCGGACACTTCGAGCAGGATTTCACCGTCGCGTTCGGCTTTGACTAAATCCCAGACCAGTAGGCGATCATTCAGCGGCAAAGCTTCCAGCACACATGCCACGTCGGCAGAGTGCATGTCATCGAGCAGGGTGTGTAATTCAGTCAGATTTTGCTTGTGGACGAGATTCTCTACCAGATCGCGGCGCGGCATGTCCTGTTTGTGAACAAGGCGTGTAACCAGATCGTGTTTACGCAACAACTCCACCACCCGGTTCAGGTTGTCTTCAGCGCTGTCGTGGGCTTTGTTGCCCGTATCGAAATTATCAGCCATGATGGGTGGAGGGGTAGACGTAAAGTCGTGATTGTACGGGATTTAGCAGGAAAACGGCAGGGGTAGCAGGTGCTAAATAATGGGTTTTATTTTTGATAATAGATTTGTCAAAGTATCGCAATTTTTTTGACATATTGCGCGGAAGTCTGTGCTGATGCGGCTATCTTGGGCACAGTGGTGCCAGTAGTGGGTAGCGGCGGCAGCAGCTTGATGCCATAGCTGTTGTTCTGCGGGTAGTGGCAATGCGGGTTGGTAGGCTGGAGCGGGCACTTCGCCGCTATTTGCAGGGGCATACATCATTGGTAGCATGTCGTAGATGGGCGCGAGCATGAGGCCTGGGACGAATGCGAGATTGCCATCGTGCATGTCAGTGTTGGCTATGAGTTTGCCAAACCACCATGCGAGTGTAATACGTGTTACATCGTCACTGGCTAACCAGCCCAAGGTTTGTAATGTACGGGCAGAATTTGGCCATTCTGTATTTTTGCCAATAAGCGCAGCATTGATGCTGGCCAATGTGCAAACGGGCGAGCGTCCATAGTCACCATGCCTATCGAATCGCGTAATTTCCAAAAAAGTCCGACCTGCATGTTGAAAAATTGTTGAGCTGACTGCGGCAATTTTTAGCGTGTCATTGAGTATCTGGGCAGCGATATGTTCGCACACTAGCAAGTCAGTCCATCGTTGCACTGCAGCCGAATTATCAGCTGCCGAGAATTTGACGATGACATGGCGTGTTTGTTGCTGGTTGTACCGGTGAGCAGTAAATTTTGGAAATTCGCCCCCTGCGGAGGAGCCTGCAATGCCTGATGTCATTGCAAGATTGGCTAGTTGCGGATAGCGTAGGCTGACTTCATCATCGGCTATAGGCGGTGAGCCTGGCATGCTGATGTTATTCAAAAATAGACGATAAGCGGTGTCGCCTATAATCAGATCTCCTGGTTGGTCATGTCCCAAGTTAGACAGTGCATAAAGGGTGTCATTGTCAGACCAGTTGTCTGGGTTGTCTGCAAGTTGTAAATTGTGAGCGTAAGTTTTGGCAAAGCGTCTGCCTAAAAACCCCTGTGGGCGCATGTCGATAATAGGGTAGGGCAGGCCATCAAACCAGCCATCCGCCATGTCCTGATCAAGTGGCCAGCGGAAAAGCATGGTAGGTGTGAGGTGGTAGCCTTCGGGATGAGTGAGTGTAAGCCGCCCGATTTCATGGCCTTGGCCCTTTTCATCGATGCGGTAAACAGGGATGGGCTGTGCATCACCACGTAATGTACGGCGCAAAGCATAACGTGTGCGCTTGGATCCACCACCACTGATGATGTTATTCCCTAGCTGCTTAATAGCGCGGCTTAATGTGGCGCGACTAATGTCACCTAATTGCGTGCGTAGTGCGGCAGCACCTATGCGTGGCTGGGCGCGTAGGATGTTGATAATGCGATCGCTGCGAATTTTAGTCATGTTGCACCACTTATAATGATACAAATTATGAAACGAATTTATTGTAATTTGTTTATTGCTTATTGGGTTATTTATATTGATTAAATTGCAATATTTTTATATTTTGGTATGGTGAATGTGTAGTTTAATGAAACGAATTTTTTCAGTTGATTGTTGGCTGTTGTTTCTAGGACTCTGATTCGCGCAGGCGTAAAAAACCCCGCCACAAGGACGGGGTTCAGGTTGTGACGAATCACATGAAGCGGAATTACATCATTCCGCCCATGCCACCCATACCACCCATGTCGCCCATGCCTGCGCCACCACCTGAAGATTTGTCTTCTGGCAATTCTGCAACCATAGCATCGGTTGTCAGCATCAAGCTGGCAACTGAAGCAGCATTTTGCAATGCGGTGCGAGTTACTTTAGTTGGATCCAGCACGCCCATTTCTACCATGTCACCGTAGACGCTGGTAGCTGCGTTGTAACCGTAGTTGCCTTTGCCTTCCAGAACTTTGTTAACCACAACAGAAGCTTCATCGCCGCAGTTGATAACGATTTGGCGCAATGGCTCTTCGATAGCGCGCAAGATGATTTTGATACCAGCAT encodes:
- the yjjJ gene encoding type II toxin-antitoxin system HipA family toxin YjjJ, producing the protein MTKIRSDRIINILRAQPRIGAAALRTQLGDISRATLSRAIKQLGNNIISGGGSKRTRYALRRTLRGDAQPIPVYRIDEKGQGHEIGRLTLTHPEGYHLTPTMLFRWPLDQDMADGWFDGLPYPIIDMRPQGFLGRRFAKTYAHNLQLADNPDNWSDNDTLYALSNLGHDQPGDLIIGDTAYRLFLNNISMPGSPPIADDEVSLRYPQLANLAMTSGIAGSSAGGEFPKFTAHRYNQQQTRHVIVKFSAADNSAAVQRWTDLLVCEHIAAQILNDTLKIAAVSSTIFQHAGRTFLEITRFDRHGDYGRSPVCTLASINAALIGKNTEWPNSARTLQTLGWLASDDVTRITLAWWFGKLIANTDMHDGNLAFVPGLMLAPIYDMLPMMYAPANSGEVPAPAYQPALPLPAEQQLWHQAAAAATHYWHHCAQDSRISTDFRAICQKNCDTLTNLLSKIKPII